In one Drosophila pseudoobscura strain MV-25-SWS-2005 chromosome X, UCI_Dpse_MV25, whole genome shotgun sequence genomic region, the following are encoded:
- the Cpr65Eb gene encoding pupal cuticle protein Edg-78E, with product MSKIHVVVLVAAASVLMAGVRVLALPSDSADAHAEIRSFVNELKQEDGSYNYQFETTNGIAQQEQGVGGYYASGSSQYYSPEGQLIQLTYTADENGFQPQGEHLPTPPPIPEAILKSLEWIRNHPEENEEYEHHDQHDQHDHHGHGHGHGAEQGKQYLQQGQSQQLPVGSLLAPASAPAAASGLPYERKI from the exons ATGTCGAAGATC CACGTTGTCGTTCTTGTTGCTGCAGCATCCGTCCTGATGGCCGGAGTGCGAGTGCTGGCCCTCCCCTCGGACTCGGCCGATGCCCACGCCGAGATCCGCAGCTTCGTCAACGAGCTGAAGCAGGAGGATGGCAGCTACAACTACCAGTTCGAGACGACCAACGGCATTgcccagcaggagcagggagTGGGCGGCTACTACGCCTCCGGCTCCTCTCAGTACTACAGCCCCGAGGGCCAGCTCATCCAGCTGACCTATACGGCCGACGAGAATGGCTTTCAGCCTCAGGGCGAGCACCTGCCCACGCCACCACCCATCCCGGAGGCCATTCTCAAGTCGCTGGAGTGGATCCGCAACCACCCAGAGGAGAACGAGGAGTACGAGCACCACGACCAACACGACCAACACGACCACCACGGTCACGGCCATGGTCATGGCGCCGAGCAGGGCAAACAGTATCTGCAGCAGGGACAGTCGCAGCAGCTGCCAGTGGGCTCTCTGCTAGCTCCGGCCTCAGCGCCGGCAGCAGCTTCTGGTCTTCCCTACGAGAGGAAGATTTAA
- the Cpr65Ec gene encoding pupal cuticle protein Edg-78E, producing MNKFLILVVATLALACAQARPDAYDAAAETREYKSDLKEDGSYNYQYQTSNGIAGQESGVGGYYASGSSAYYAPDGQLVQLTYTADENGYHPVGAHLPTPPPIPAAILKSLEYIRTHPHQEQRQGQGRF from the exons ATGAACAAATTC CTCATCCTAGTCGTTGCCACTCTGGCCCTTGCCTGCGCCCAAGCACGTCCAGACGCCTACGACGCGGCTGCCGAGACCCGGGAGTACAAGAGCGACCTGAAGGAGGACGGCAGCTACAACTACCAGTACCAGACCTCCAACGGCATTGCCGGCCAGGAGTCGGGAGTTGGCGGATACTATGCCAGCGGCTCCTCCGCATACTACGCCCCCGACGGCCAGCTGGTCCAGCTGACCTACACGGCCGATGAGAACGGCTACCACCCCGTCGGTGCCCATCTCCCCACGCCTCCCCCAATCCCCGCTGCCATCCTGAAGTCCCTCGAATACATTCGCACGCATCCCCACCAGGAGCAGCGTCAGGGCCAGGGACGCTTCTAA